aaaaataattaaaataaaatgttgaaattttaaagcatgtaaaaaataattaatgaaaaaaatctttacatGCAGAGAAAATTTAGAAGcaattaatgattaaaaatagaaataaatgttgaaaataatgaaatcatgtgccacaagaaaaaatatatactaaattaTTTTCCCATTCaagaatgaatttaaaatttataacctGAATTTTTGTAAACTTAAAATATAGCATTTACtatcgaaaaattcaaattactaCATATTATGATATAGCTCCAATTTTATTGTTTAAGAAATGTCAATTGGCTGCTACACTGGCAATAACATCGAACTCGTCCTCTGTTGAAAATAAGAAGCAATTTACATTGTTGAGGCAAACATCATCAaccaaaagaataaataaatactttctaGGAGGAAGATTGAGAGAGCCAACAACCCAATTTGATTAATCTCAGCAAAATACACTTGTTCACATTTCCAGCATACCAAAAATGAATGTTGAGCATGGTTTAGTTAATGAACTTAAACCACCAAAACCATAAGCACTACAAGAATGGAAGCTTCTTCATTATATCTTTTATGATAAAGCTAAGGATGCATGTATGATAACTTacatccaaataaaaaatatcaaagaaaGACTCGTAtggcaaatagaaaaaaaagaaaaaaagagacagGGAAGCATTTGTGACATgaatgaaaagaacaaaagaatataaatgTTGAGGTTCCAAAATTGAATGAATAGAGAATTCATTCAGCTACAAAAGCTAAATTATgcctatatatattattaatgccCTATGAATGAAGAAGCCCTAACATATGAAACCaggttagacaaaaaaaattgctaAGAGAACTGGTTGGTTTTCCGCCTTTGTCTCGTGCGTTTTTTATCACTCTTGAATGGATTAACCCAGTTCTTGTCCTCAGCAATAGCTCTATTCCACCGCTCTTTGAAGACTTCAAGTTCCCATGTTGACTGTCTTCGTATCTGATCATGTTACAATGTAAACAATGTGATTTGCAATCTACCTTGTAATCaaaacaaatacaataaaaGCAGTTAAAAATGTAACAAGGTCACTTGCATGCTACTTTGTGATCAATACAAGACTTGGTTTCAAAGGCGGTTAAAAAGTCTCACCTCAACTCGTTGATCGAAGGCCGCCACACCGTGTTTCTGATTGGTAAACAAAACACAAGAAAATGAAGTTAGGATTGAGTGAGTTAGTAAATGAAACAGAATTATAACTCTGAATGCCATTAAAAACTGTACCGGAGTTGTCCTTTGCCGATTTGAAACCTACAAAAAGAAagataacaaaagaaaagttaTTGCTGCAGATTCGTCGTCCAGTTGCTATTCAACTTACCCTATATAAAGTCTCGTGTTTCCTAGTTGTTTGTtgataatgatatatttttgttttggtggAATTGATAAGGATATATTACCACTTATCAATGTGGAATATTAGAGGTAAAGATTCTTAAAAATCAAAGTTAATGATAGAAAGAAGAGGGGGAGGGTGTTATTATGGGAGTATTTGCAGCCATTGAATATATTCTAATGATCAACTCAATGTGCCCATGCTATTTACATAAGTTTTAGTGGAGCCTGAGATCAGACCAATACATTTCACCAGACAAAATGAATATAGGGCAACAGAAacatcttttgaaaaacaactggAAGTTAAAAAATGTTTGTCCCTAACAATGCTCATTCCTAAGGGCTGTCCCTATGCATAATCACACGGATTTGGCTAACAACCATAAAGGGGGTGTATGTGGGAGTGTTTGTAAccattgaatatatataaattttaatgataaagTTTGCATACTACAGTTTGTATGCAAGGAAGCAAATGgatacaaaattaattcaaacattGGAGAGAAAGGAGCAAAATACTTTAGTCGGATCATCACTACCACCCAGAGTTTGTATTGCCTTGTGAACAACATATTCACTATCAACAACTCCCACATTTTGAGTGCGATCTCCCTGAAAAATGACATTCATTTCACGATTAATGATACTTATCACGAagtaaatgaatttaaaaagagagggagaaagaagtGGAAATCATTTAAGCATAATGACAACCAATTATTGATATACAAGTTGAATTGAAAACATAATGTATTCAGGACTATGAATAATTACAAATCTTGTCAAAAAAATGAGTAATTCTCACCTGTGCACAATATCCTATTTTGATATCCACTCCCCATCCATGGACAAGGTCATTctgagaaaatgaaaatgataatgGTTTTACCAAAATTTTGGACTATTTTGAACTATAGCCAATCCAatcaaaaaaattgaatacagaaaTTACAAAAGAGACAAAGTTAAACTCCATAAGGAcatcaaccaaaataaaatgttaagagTCCAAGTTAATtgaaatagttttaatttttaattactagAAAAGGGCAGAAAGTTAATCCATGACCTCATCTCCGAAAACCTATTTGCAAGCATTCTGTAACATTGACAAAATTAATGGctgaatatattaaataatgaatttcattaaaacaaaaaagaaagtataTTTTAGGTCCATGACCAAAGTTAATTCTAGAATGCTTAAGCAATACATTATATGTTATTAAGGGAAATAGGGAGCAAGGCAGAGTAGTAGTTTTCATCATATATAAAGGGTCAAAACAAGAGCTGATCAAGGGGCATCAGGGAAGTAATGAGTGGGAAAAAAGAAGTAATGAATCTAATGATGAAAATGAAAGGCTGGAAGGAAGAGAGAGGGAGGAGCCTAACAGAATTGTAGTGAAAGATTAAAAGATTAACACAACATTAGAGAAAAGACAAAATTGTAAAGAGTGGTTCTGAGTGAGGAGAAGCCTCTATTAAGGCTGGGAGCTCAATTCTGTAATTTAGTTATTTCTTCTTATGTAACTCTCCTCAGTTCTTGAATTCCAAGAATTTTCCAGATCAGGTGATAGTTATACAGAATATACTTTCATCTTTTTATCTAGTCTCCTACCTTACTATTAATCAATCTCTCAGTTCATAACATTACAGTATTACACCATATAGATAACACAATTGTTTTTAAAGGAGACAAAACTTCGAATAATTTTGAAAGAATTACAGGCAAAGTCTGTAGTTAGAAATTTTACAATTCGTATGGACCATGGAAATTACCTGTATAAGATGCCAAGTACAATACCAGGCAGATCGAGAGAAAACAGGAGCCATACCTTCCACAAACCTGCCAAGTTGTATCAAAATTTCAGTGTCATTCATAAGATGAATAATATAGATACAaccaaaaaatatcataaaactcTGAAACAGCAAATGCTGATTGATTTTGTCAAGTTCCCTTTTCAATACATTGACTGGTTAAACTTAAACATCTGCCATCTTGatggaagaaagaaggatgaTAACACCATGTGAACAAGATCCAGAATGAACAGCTTTAAAAAATCAGCACAACTAGGTCCAAGGAAAGTAACAGTTACCCAGTGCATGGGGGCCCTTTACTTGCCTCTGAACACCTAGTACTGCCTCTGAGTTCATAGACTCTTCTGCATGTATGAAAACTCAAGCTTTAGTATGAAATTGATTAGCAAGTACATATCAGTATCCTCCAATGATAAGTCACCTATGAACTTTTTTAGTCCTAGCTCTAACTGTAATTCTATGATGTATCTCTGTTGAATTTGGGTCAAGGGCTGGCTGTGATATTTCCAATCCTTCTTCCTTCACAATTTCAAtgtatctgaaaaaaaaaaaaaaagatgtccaTGTTAACTCTTTCTCTTTGATGAGAGCATAAGTCTGTCATAAGGTGATTGACTAGTCTTTAAGAGAAAAACAAGATAATGAatataaatcaaatcaattacCTCTTTTTCTACCTTTCCAGACAAACAAAGATTACTTAGTAACCTAATGTGACCTTATTAATCTAATAAGGATGATATAGAGCTTATTGTGCATGAGAGCTGTCAAATGGGTTGGATTGGCCTGGCAGGCCAAAAGGATGGAAAGTGGGCTTTGCCCTGCCCAGTCCAAATCTCCTATGGGTATGTATTTCTTGGCCCAGCCTGGCCCGTCAGACCTGGCCAAAATTGgtctgtttatttttttttaatttatatttttatgaatttaataaaaaaaaaaagagagtaaaaaataaacaataatatcaGGCCAAATAGGCCAGGTGCTTTTCGGGTCAACATTTTTCAGGCCCGGACAGGCTAAATTGACCTGGTGCATTTTAGGCCACTATTTTACAAGCCTGGCGTGGCCTGTTAGGCTGGGCCAATTTTTTACAGCTCTTTCAATTAAACA
This region of Glycine max cultivar Williams 82 chromosome 7, Glycine_max_v4.0, whole genome shotgun sequence genomic DNA includes:
- the LOC100792028 gene encoding uncharacterized protein gives rise to the protein MGKSSLKMKQLPFMAVVCIVMLFVVYRTLKYQSYQEEIDKQWNFREDEKASSETSGNLKGLPRGIIQATSDFELRPLWSPSSLRSKVSVYSNRNLLAVPVGIKQKHNVDAMVQKFLPDNFTIILFHYDANMDGWWDLNWTSKAIHITAQNQTKWWFAKRFLHPDIVSIYDYIFLWDEDLGVEHFSPSRYIEIVKEEGLEISQPALDPNSTEIHHRITVRARTKKVHRRVYELRGSTRCSEASKGPPCTGFVEGMAPVFSRSAWYCTWHLIQNDLVHGWGVDIKIGYCAQGDRTQNVGVVDSEYVVHKAIQTLGGSDDPTKVSNRQRTTPKHGVAAFDQRVEIRRQSTWELEVFKERWNRAIAEDKNWVNPFKSDKKRTRQRRKTNQFS